The DNA sequence ATTGACGGCATCTGCTTCGCTGGTGGGTTCGAGATCGCGCTCGCGTCGGACTTTCGCATCGCAAGTCGCCGGAGCACGTTCGCGATGAAAGAGAGCAACATCGGGATCTATCCCGGTGCAGGCGGGACTCAACGCCTCTCGCTCTTGGTTGGGCCGAGCAGGGCGAAGGAACTCTGTATGACGGCCGAGGAGATTTCCGGCGAGCAGGCTCTCGAGGAGGGGATCGTCGACTACGTATATCCCGCAGACAGGCTGGAAGCAGAGGTTCGCCAGTTCGCCGAACAGATCGCCGATCGCCCGCCGCTGGCCGTTCGGGCGATCAAGGATGTCGTCGACAACTCACTGGAAACCGGGCTTGCCGAGGGACGAAAGTACGAATTCCGCCGCAACCGTCTCCTGTTCGCATCCAAAGATGCCGATATCGGGATCGAAGCCTTCCTCGAGGGCAGGGAACCCGAGTGGCGCGGTGAATGACCCGTCTGCATCCGTAAGCCTCTGATCGAAGCGTCGGGGTGCCCTCGATGTCGATGGCTCCGAACAGCCTGCAGTGAAGCACAGCCGACCCTCCTGGGAACGTTCGGCTACGAAGGACGCGAACAGAATAGACAGCGATTTCTGAGGGCGCGTCTCAGTTGTCTCGAACTATTTCGCGGAGTTCGTCGGACTTCGCGCGGTGATTTTCGGGAAGTTCTGGCCCGCCACGGCCGACGATTTCCCGGTGAGTGCCGCCGTCGTACTCTTCACGAAAGAGGCCGCGGCGCTGCAGTTCGGGAATCAGGAAGTCGACGACGTCCTGAATAGTCCCCGGGGAGTCCGCCTGCGTAATCATGAAGCCGTCTGCCCCCGCATCTCGCCACGGGAGAAGTTCGTCGACGACCTGTTGTGGGGTGCCGACCGGAGTGGG is a window from the Natrinema halophilum genome containing:
- a CDS encoding enoyl-CoA hydratase/isomerase family protein, producing the protein MVGTDFETVRWSFDRDSGIGRLVIDRPEKHNAISEQVAEELGAGLDAFEAVDEDADQAIVRAVIIEGAGEASFSSGADISEFPDVDPAQSELPRIWDDAIQQFAPPVIAKIDGICFAGGFEIALASDFRIASRRSTFAMKESNIGIYPGAGGTQRLSLLVGPSRAKELCMTAEEISGEQALEEGIVDYVYPADRLEAEVRQFAEQIADRPPLAVRAIKDVVDNSLETGLAEGRKYEFRRNRLLFASKDADIGIEAFLEGREPEWRGE